ccacggcctaaaactggtcttcaataacaataagggaagaatgcccacatatacgtggaaattgaacaatgctctactcaatgataacctggtcaaggaagaaataaagaaagaaattaaaaactttttagaatttaatgaaaatgaagatacaacatactcaaacttatgggacacaatgaaagctgtgctaagaggaaaactcatagcgctgagtgcctgcagaaagaaacaggaaagagcatatgtcagcagcttgacagcacacctaaaagctctagaacaaaaagaagcaaatacatccaggaggagtagaaggcaggaaataatcaaactcagagctgaaatcaaccaagtagaaacaaaaaggaccatagaaagaatcaacagaaccaaaagttggttctttgagaaaatcaacaagatagataaacccttagccagactaacgggaggacacagagagtgcgtccaaattaacaaaatcagaaatgaaaagggagacataactacagattcagaggaaattcaaaaaatcatcagatcttactataaaagcctatattcaacaaaatttgaaaatcttcaggaaatggacaatttcctagacagataccaggtatcgaagttaaatcaggaacagataaaccagttaaacaaccccataactcctaaggaaatagaagcagtcattaaaggtctcccaaccaaaaagagcccaggtccagacgggttcagtgcagaattctatcaaaccttcatagaagacctcataccaatattatccaaaatattccacaaaattgaaacagatggagccctaccgaataccttctacgaagccacaattactcttatacctaaaccacacaaagacacaacaaagaaagagaacttcagaccaatttcccttatgaatatcgacgcaaaaatactcaataaaattctggcaaaccggattcaagagcacatcaaaacaatcatccaccatggtcaagtaggcttcatcccaggcatgcagggatggtttaatatacggaaaaccatcaacgtgatccattatataaacaaactgaaagaacagaaccacatgatcatttcattagatgctgagaaagcatttgacaaaattcaacaccccttcatgataaaagtcctggaaagaataggaattcaaggcccatacctaaacatagtaaaagccatatacagcaaaccagttgctaacattaaactaaatggagagaaacttgaagcaatcccactaaaatcagggactagacaaggctgcccactctctccctacttattcaatatagttcttgaagttctagccagagcaatcagacaacaaaaggagatcaaggggatacagatcggaaaagaagaggtcaaaatatcactatttgcagatgacatgatagtatatttaagtgatcccaaaagttccaccagagaactactaaagctgataaacaacttcagcaaagtggctgggtataaaattaactcaaataaatcagttgccttcctctatacaaaagagaaacaagccgagaaagaaaatagggaaacgacacccttcataatagacccaaataatataaagtacctcggtgtgactttaaccaagcaagtaaaagatctgtacaataagaacttcaagacactgaggaaagatattgaagaagacctcagaagatggaaagatctcccatgctcatggattggcaggattaatatagtaaaaatggccattttaccaaaagcgatctacagattcaatgcaatccccatcaaaataccaattcaattcttcaaagagttagacagaacaatttgcaaattcatctgggataacaaataacccaggatagctaaagctatcctcaacaataaaaggacttcagggggaatcactatccctgaactcaagcagtactacagagcaatagtgataaaaactgcatggtattggtacagagacagacagatagaccaatggaatggaattgaagacccagaaatgaacccacacacctatggtcacttgatttttgacaaaggagccaaaaccatccaatggaaaaaagatagcattttcagcaaatggtgctggttcaactggagggcaacatgtagaagaatgcagatcgatccatgcttatcaccctgtacaaagcttaagtccaagtggatcaaggacctccacatcaaaccagacacactcaaactaatagaagaaaaactagggaagcatctggaacacatgggcactggaaaaaatttcctgaacaaaacaccaatggcttacgctctaagatcaagaatcgacaaatgggatctcataaaactgcaaagcttctgtaaggcaaaggacactgtggttaggacaaaacggcaaccaacagattgggaaaagatctttaccaatcctacaacagatagaggccttatatccaaaatatacaaagaactcaagaagttagaccgcagggaaacaaataaccctattaaaaaatggggttcacagctaaacaaagaattcacagctgaggaatgccgaatggctgagaaacacctaaagaaatgttcaacatctttagtcataagggaaatgcaaatcaaaacaaccctgagatttcacctcacaccagtgagaatggctaagatcaaaaactcaggtgacagcagatgctggcgaggatgtggagaaagaggaacactcctccattgttggtgggattgcagactggtaaaaccattctggaaatcagtctggagattcctcagaaaattggacattgaactgcctgaggatccagctatacctctcttgggcatatacccaaaagatgcctcaacgtataaaagagacacgtgctccactatgttcatcgcagccttatttataatagccagaaaatggaaagaacccagatgcccttcaacagaggaatggatacagaaaatgtggtacatctacacaatggaatattactcagctatcaaaaacaacgactttatgaaattcgtaggcaaattgttggaactggaaaatatcatcctgagtgagctaacccaatcacagaaagacatacatggtatgcactcattgataagtggctattagcccaaatgcttgaattaccctagatccctagaacaaacgaaactcaagacggatgatcaaaatgtgaatgcttcactccttctttaaatgaggaaaaagaatacccttggcagggaagggagaggcaaagattaaaacagagactgaaggaacacccattcagagcctgccccacatgtggcccacacatatacagccacccaattagacaagatggatgaagcaaagaagtgcagaccgacaggagccggatgtagatcgctcctgagagacacagccagaatacagcaaatacagaggcgaatgccagcagcaaaccactgaactgagaataggtcccctattgaaggaatcagagaaagaactggaagagcttgaaggggctcgagaccccaaaagtacaacaatgccaagcaaccagagcttccagggactaagccactacctaaagactatacgtggactgaccctggactctgaccccataggtagcaatgaatgtcctagtaagagcaccagtggaaggggaagccctgggtcctgctaagactgaacccccagtgaactagtctatggggggagggcagcaatggggggagggttgggaggggaacacccataaggaaggggaggggggagggggatgtttgcccggaaactgggaaagggaataacactcgaaatgtatataagaaatactcaagttaataaaatatatatatatatatatatatacatgtaaatatatagatTTCAAAGAATTTGTGTTCCTTGGATTGATAAGAATTGCCCAAGATCCACAGGCAATCTAAAAAGAATTTCAGTATCATGTAGGAGAAATCATATTTCTAGTCATTGTATAGGGGAATTCAAAATACTGTGAAAACTGTATTGTGACCATTCATCTTAAATGTCTCCAAGAACTTATGCCCTTTTAGTGAATGCACCCTACACTTCAGCTTCAGGATATAGAAGTACTAAGATGTAACTGACCAGAAGTTTCATTCCTAGGGAACATCATTCAGCTAAACTAAAGGGGTTATAAAATCTTCCAAGGGTTGCTGATtaagctccaaaaaaaaggaaaaaaaagtcttccaagagagaaaagaaaatccatgtCCGATCCAGCTTTAAAACTGCTGAAACATTACAAAGCCTAGAATGAATACACATATTCTATAGCTGTGTCAAGTATGACATTGGGATAACCAACACCTGTGTAATTGTCCTTAAGAtactcaacagaaacaaaatgtgtTTGACTGTAAATTGAATAAGAACCTTTAACTACTAATGTCTTGGAGCctaaaggaaaaccaaataatgcTACTTCTGTAAATCAGactaattccttttttttaatttacttcaaaatttttattggctattttatttatttatatttcaaacgttattcccttttccagtttcctcttggctTACCCCCATCCCATACTTCTGCTTCTTGAGTATGCTCCTCCACATATCCACCCATTCTTGCCTCACTGCCCTatcattccccaacactggggcatctagccttcacatgacaaagggcctcccttcctattgatgccagataaggtcatgcTCTGATACATATGTCACTGAaagcatgggtccctccatgtgtactctttggttaatgatttagtccctgggagctctgggaggtctggttggttgatattgttgttcttcctacttgGTTGCAAAGCTCTTTAGCCCTtcactccttcccctaactcctccattggggtccccatgctcagcccTATGGTTGTCTGTGAGTATCAGCATCTGTATTGTTCAGTCTCTAGCAGAGAATCTCATCCCTTAACTGGAGACTGTGCCTACCCTCTGGATATGGGTTCTagaggttctctctcccctttattgggtatttcaggtaatgggtcctgggagcctcgtgcattcctggcatctgtgactttctgtTAGCTTCTCCCAGGTCCCAATCACCCTTTGCTACATGCCTCTGTTCAATTTACTGACCTTCTGTACATGTCCTCTACCTGGtactccttctccttttcccctccctgtcctctcttcctCACCAGTCCCTCCAACACTACCTCcggtaattattttttttccatctaagTAGGACAGAAATATcttcactttggtcttccttcttctgcaaCTTCATATGGTCCATGTGTTATATTTTGAGTATTCCAAGCCCTTTCTCTAATGTAtgcttatcagtgagcacatattatgtgtcttcttttgtgactgtgcgtcctcattcaagatgatattttctagttccatccaatttcatgaagtctttgggttttttaagtcattgtttttaatagcttagtagtactctgtgtgtaaatgtatcagATAGTATTGCTGATTCCCAGAAGTacttcctggaaagatcaggaaatagCTGGCTCCTGAGATGCGCTggcagagcctgaaaaatacagaggcaaatacttgCAGCAAACgattggactgagcatggtgtccccaatggagaaattagagaaaagagtgcagaagctgaaggggtttggaaccccataagaagaacaacaatatcaaccaaacagacaccTAACAGCtggcagggactaaaccaccaactaaagaggacacatggagggacctatggctccagatgcatatgtagcagaggatgaccttgtcagcatcagtgggaagagaggctcctgtgaaggcttgatgccttaGTATAGAGGAGTGCCAGGGTAGACAGGCAGGAGTAGATGTGTGAGTGGAGCACCCTTATATAATCAGTGGTAGGAGGGATATGATAGGgcgtttccagaggggaaaccaaatgagaaaggggacaacatttgaaatgtaaatacctaaACTATCCATTTcttacatatattcatacaagCCAAATTGATGGAAACCATTCCTCAATTGTATGTCATATCTAAATAGGTTTGTGAGCTCATGAATGAAATTTTTTTCCACCAAAACCTATTAACTGGTGTTACTTTAGGGACTGCTACCTTGTGATATACGTACtatctttatatattacttaaaATTTTCCATGACTGAGAGTACTTTTgttaagacaaagcaaaacagatattttgaatattatctaatattttaaaagtaggaAACTTTTTacttctgaagaaaatttaaatctgGTCTAACTAAAATAACATAACACTTTGGGACAAAGATACACCCGAGCAACCCTGCACTAGAAGCCAAAATGGAAAAGACCTCCACAACTACCATAACCTTCCCTCTGgtgctgtggtagacagggaggaaggtgatccaTACACTGTAGAACACCAACATGCTGAAAGTTAGGAACTTGGCTTCATTGAATCTGTCAGGAAGGTTCCTagccaagaaagccacagtgatGCTCCCCAGAGCCAAGGAGCCCAAATATCCCAGGACAAAGTGGAAGGCAATGACTGAGCCTTTGTTGCAAATAATGATGGTCTTCCCATGTTCAGATTGTATATCTCTGTCAATAAAGGGAGGAGATATTGCCAACCAGATTCCATAGAGAACAAGTTGGATTAGGGTACAAATGGGAATGACCAAGTTAGTTGCCCCTGAGGCCAGCATCCCTCTCATCCTTCTGCCTGGAGTAGTGAGCTTAAAAGCCATGACCACAGTTACTGTTTTGGCCAACACTGCAGAAACAGCCACAGTGAAAAACACTCCAAATGTTGTCTGCTGCAGGATgcaggtggccttgttgggatgtccaatgaagagcaatgaacagagaaaacagaagatgaGAGAGATGAGCAGGATGTAGCTGAGAATACAGTTATTGGCTTTCACAATGGGAGTATCCTTGTACTTCACAAAAGTGACTAGTACTAGAATTGTGATGGCTGAGAAGAACAGCGCCATGCAGCCTAGAGCCATCCCCAGTGGATCTTCATAAGCCAGAAATGACACAGTTCTTTGTAGGCAGTAGGTCTGCTCTGAGTTGGCATATTTATCATCTGGACACCTCGCACACTGTTCCATATCTGCTGCCAAACAACAATAAAGCCTCATAAGATACCATAATCATGTAGTTAATAATTATGTATTTGTATTATTCAGAggataaatcaataaatattttggtGTTCAAAATCCATTCCACTCCTTATTTCTGTATGGAACACTGATTTAAGGTTGCCCTTAATTAACCTATGCTTTCTGATGGAACAACAAAACAGTATTTTTTCTATTATATGCAAGCATGTACCTGTCTCATTGGAAACCTCATTTTCTGGGCACTGaacacaatcaaagcagcagtCTGCTGTTTGTTTCTGATGAATTTTCCTGAATCCAGCAGTACATGTTGCACTACACATGGAGGATGGAACCTGAGGgaatatatttatgtaattatgcataatatatatatatgtgtgtgtgtgtatgtatcattAACAGATATggttatacatatacatataggatATTAACACATATGACTAAACATATTCCACTAGTAACCAACATCACTTAACAATTTTATGcttattattattttgcattGTCCTGCAATGCAATAAATATCAAAAAAATATTACTATATCATGTAATATTATTTATGTGACATTTTGGGTTGTAGCCATTCAAATTTTTCCTTCCTAAACTGATTAATTCATAAGAAATATTTATGTGACATCACTTTCTCTTgcaacaaatataaacaaaaataaaagaatactgAATTGTATGGAGAGAGAACATAGGGCTTATCAAGGAAGAGTTGTTTGATGAATACGAATAAAGCATGTTATCTAAGACCCACATAAAATTAATGAAGTTTTTctaagtttaaaagaaaaccttaaatttGCAGACATATTTCTCTTAATGAATACATCTGTATTAATTAGGCCATTAATCTGTTCACACGGAATCAAAAAATTCCATTGTTTATATGTAGTCACAAGATTTtaacatatatatttctataaatttcataaatttaactgtattattattaaatttataattGTAATCTAGGGTGAATAAGCACTTGAATGCTGTCAAACATGGCATCCAAAGGTCTTTGATCCCTATGACCAAATTGACATGAAGCTGAGAGTTATCAAATTTTGATGCTTGTGACTTAGGACAGTCTTTTGTAGGAGTATCAGATGGTCTTAACCACAGAGCTGTTACATCAGTGcctcatgttttaaatttttgatatcctgaaaaatatgaaaattgtGGTTTACACACCAATGTTCCTTCTGTGGCCCATTCCAAGTCTTCAGATGTATGAAGTTGTTGATTATGTGGGAAACAAGGAAAATAGCTtgctattttcacttttaatccaAGGCCCTCAGGAAAAttccaaatgatgaaaatgtcataCTCTGCACACTGATTTTCCCTATGGTTCATGTTCACCAGTTCTCCAACAGGGTTAGTAAATACCGTGGCTTTCAGCAAGGAAGCCACCTAAATGAGATGCAACATTAGATGATTACATACACATATCAATAAAGGGAATGCCAAATTGAGGATGTCTTCTAAAatttaatgactttcagaaaagacaatttttaaaataatcctaTGTAGCAAAATACAGTATACCTCATTGATTTATAGAAATTGACATTTTTCAATATTAACATATGCTAAAAAATGATTACCAGAGACCAAGTAACAtggtatgtatgtgagtgagtgtgtgtgtgtgcatgtgtgtttgtgtatatgtatgaggtattgcatacatgtacatgtttgtcaaaatttttgaagaaaaaggCATGTACGTGAGAATGAAGGGGAAGTCTGAGTATCTGGAAGTTGTGGAAATAAAGAATGATAGGGGATCTTTCACgtacacacaatatacatatatgaaattaacATTGACTTGATACAATACACAGTCTTAATCATTTAGGTTTTTATATATAATTGTTAATTAAATTAATAACAATTAATCACATCACAAGTACCAACACTTGAGAAATTATTCTTAAGAAAAATATTCTAGTCTAGTCATCACTTAAGGACTTTATGATAAAAACTCTTGGCTCCAATTTGAATTCACCTCTAAAATGTTGAGGCACATTTCCACAAATCACactaatattcataaaaatatattgtctTCTATGTTGTCCCTGtgagatatatagatagatatagatatagatatagatccaTGTAAAAAAAGTCATTAGGGAGTTTTGTAATGTAGAAATCTTTCCAATGAGAGAATAATCTCTAACAAATGTATATGAGTTAATCAGGGGCTATTTTAGAGATCACACTGATATATCTAAGCGTAAGTAACTTTACCTGCTGACAGTCAGTGAATAATCCTTTGGGTTCTGCCACTTTCTGAGACTCTACATTTTGAGAAATGAGTTCATGGTAGGTgtgggccacagcatacacagcattaTACAAATTATAACCTTCTTCACTCAGGACCATGTCAAATTTATGCAGTGCTAACCATTCTAATGTATTGTTGAATGTAAAATGATCCGTTTTGCTATGTCTATTCTCAGAGAttgaacaattaaaataattccaCCCTAGCATAGACTGAGAAAGGTCTATTGGGTACTTGGAAGTGTTCATTGTTTGCATAACATTCCTAAATATAGTCATCCCACTGTGGTGGTGTGCAAAAGTGACAGTCCCGTGGAAGAAATCAAGGCTGAAATCTCTTTTATTTATGATGACATCCCATTGTGAGTTCGTGACCCAGATTCTTTGTACACCTAAATATGCCCATCTTCGAAAGCTGACTTCTAGAGTAGAGTTCATTTCACCATAAATGATAACAACCTTTGCTGATGATGTCATAAGTTGTTTATCATATATCTTAGCCCTTGTGCTGTATCTCTGCATGGTTTCTGGGATCACATTCACAAAAGCCAAACAGATCCCAtgcctttgcatttcttctctcaagtctGAGAAAAACTGAATACCCTGGTCATTATCTGAGATGATCAGTCCTACCCAAGTCCATCCAAATTGAAGCATCAAGGATACCATGCCATGGGGCAAACATGTGTCTTTGATTGCTATCTGATAGATATAGGGAAACTGGTCATGGTCTATTAGGTTAGAgttaaatggtccaaagaaaaccTAAAGAATGTAGAAGAGGATGAAATATCCACATGAGAATATAATTGTTACAATATTCAaacttatatatataaatattattcaCCATAAGGATAGTAAGCTAGAAAGATCATGTATTATTCCTATTAGATTGTAGAAAATTCCTAACAAGTCTGAATATTCTAGAAAACAGTTTTGTCTGTTTGCCCATTACATAAATGATGTGGTTATttaattatatactatatatgtaatttaattctgtgtgtgtgtgtgtgtgtgtgtgtgtgtgtgtgtgtgtgtgtgtgtttgccagaGCACTCATAAATGTATGCAGTCAAGTTGTCTTGTAGGCACATGTAAATGGAAGGTAAAAGTTGTTAATTCATCCAGTGTCACACATTTTTACCTTTGGCATCATGGAATGAATTGCCAGTTTTAAGGATGTTGTCCGTGATGGCCCTATAAGATCTATGTCACAAGATAGTTCTATTCCACAGACATAATTAATAATATAcgaagttttgttttcttgtgaatATATTTCATCCAGAAGTCCCAATGTATCTTCACACATTCTACCAACAAGGTTGAATATCAAAGACATGTTGGGTAAAAGATCAGGATTCTTGTTGATCTCATCAGTAGCAAAAAACATTACCAGAAAAAACTCATATTTTGTTGCTGGTATTCTAAAACCAAACATAGTGATGATTAGGGTAGAAGTTTGAAACATAAAATTTCAATTGCAGTAAAATTTGTACTTTGAGACAtgctaaattttttaaatgtctaaatGTCTTGAAATAAGCCTTATAATTTGGAGATCGTTAGAGCTGAATACAATGTAAGAATTCATAAACATAGGGCACTCTGATATgacaaattttatatttattaaaatcaatAAGGAACTTGTTTTATCTTGGAATGCCATCCTTGAACTAGATTACATTCCTATTGAATAACAGTGCTATAAAATAATCGTGGAGTTGTCATTCCACAGATATATTTAAATCAAAAGCATGGCTTGAACCACATATGAAATAACACATTCtccttcaatttttattatttaaatgtattttatacatcaaatatttaataatatttagtaTTTTGAGAATCAAATGATGAATCAAAAAATTTTGttcaacttttatattcatatacttttataccataaaaatatcattaacatatacttaataatattaaaaattgagGAAACTATATCTAATGTGAAGTACTAAAttgttccaaaacatacaaagtatTTGTTGGTAAGTAAGCATAGtaaatgaacataaaatattaaaaaattaatcattaagaaaatattcaaaattccTTATGTGATACCACCTGACAAAGAGTAAGAGTATTCAAAATGCATTATTTAACTGTGTATATTATCTAACAATCACTTTACTTAAAAAGATTATCAGTGTTTCTATGAGAGAATTTATTTTATCAGTAAGAAGATTTTAcacatttcaaaatagaaaaaactCTTTGCAATTAACCATTAGGAAAATGGTAATTTTATGCCCAGTGAGAAAAATTATCAATAATATTTCCACGATGTTTTAAAACATGCCATTAATATTCTCAACTGCTAATTTTATCAAACAGAAAAcctattttaagatatatttcatttaaatgtattcatCCATTTCAAAATGCATGAAATGATACAATATACCACACAACCAGAATATTATCTTTTAGGCCCTCTTGCACATCAATTTAATGTTATCTTTCAGTGATTTTACTACatcaattttataaaaatagaaataaaacatagtGGATTGATCTTAACAACTCATTCTTTCTAATTCTTTGATATCCTGTAAGTTATTTCTGAGCATAGAGatcatttttccatatgaaatacGTTCATCTGCCCAAGCACAGTTGGCAGTTCATCTGTTACTATTTGCAATTACCTCTCATTAGGAATAAAAACACCAAACATGCTCTTCTGCTGAAATATGCACTTTTTAATTAAGAGTTTGGAGCtaagtttttctttctaaacCTGAAAAGTGTGTTGACACTGTTCATTCAGTTGTAATTTTAAACCTTATTATGACTTATAAAAGTGTGACTAATGAGAATTTCCACTATTTTTCCAATGACGTGTGGGATGATAGAGGTTacatcagaaatgaaattccTACTGACCTAACACAGAAGAATAATGTGAAGCAACCATCACTATCAAAGTGTTCAGTGTACTATGGCTAACAATTGGAAAACATATTCTTTAAATCTCAAAGACATGAAATTGAATAAGAGATGGGGTgaaagtcagagacagaaaagTACAGGAAATGTCCGttcatgaaagaaagaagtctCAAGCACACTGACTAGCTAAAAGCTGAGTGATTTCAGAACTCATTCCCTCATGATCTACAGTCACCAATGATAGCATCTCATTCTGAAGATATATTGAGAACAGCCAATTATCCACATGAAGTATATTTACTCTCCTGGATTTTTGCTGTTATGTTTATTCAGTAATTAATAGAAATATTGACCACCTATCTAATACCGATAATAAGCCTAAACCGTGACTGGGCATTTGTATAATTAGACCAAAAGATTATTCTGATACCATAAAATAAAACCTGGTACACATTATCCACATTCAGTGTCAACTTCAGAATGGC
This is a stretch of genomic DNA from Rattus norvegicus strain BN/NHsdMcwi chromosome 14, GRCr8, whole genome shotgun sequence. It encodes these proteins:
- the Vom2r72 gene encoding vomeronasal 2 receptor, 72 isoform X4; this translates as MKKLCAFPITFLILKFSLIYFHLTEPSCFWRIKNSEETDGDLRSDCGFVLLAFEEPIEENYYNELINFRIPATKYEFFLVMFFATDEINKNPDLLPNMSLIFNLVGRMCEDTLGLLDEIYSQENKTSYIINYVCGIELSCDIDLIGPSRTTSLKLAIHSMMPKVFFGPFNSNLIDHDQFPYIYQIAIKDTCLPHGMVSLMLQFGWTWVGLIISDNDQGIQFFSDLREEMQRHGICLAFVNVIPETMQRYSTRAKIYDKQLMTSSAKVVIIYGEMNSTLEVSFRRWAYLGVQRIWVTNSQWDVIINKRDFSLDFFHGTVTFAHHHSGMTIFRNVMQTMNTSKYPIDLSQSMLGWNYFNCSISENRHSKTDHFTFNNTLEWLALHKFDMVLSEEGYNLYNAVYAVAHTYHELISQNVESQKVAEPKGLFTDCQQVASLLKATVFTNPVGELVNMNHRENQCAEYDIFIIWNFPEGLGLKVKIASYFPCFPHNQQLHTSEDLEWATEGTLVYMEQCARCPDDKYANSEQTYCLQRTVSFLAYEDPLGMALGCMALFFSAITILVLVTFVKYKDTPIVKANNCILSYILLISLIFCFLCSLLFIGHPNKATCILQQTTFGVFFTVAVSAVLAKTVTVVMAFKLTTPGRRMRGMLASGATNLVIPICTLIQLVLYGIWLAISPPFIDRDIQSEHGKTIIICNKGSVIAFHFVLGYLGSLALGSITVAFLARNLPDRFNEAKFLTFSMLVFYSVWITFLPVYHSTRGKVMVVVEVFSILASSAGLLGCIFVPKCYVILVRPDLNFLQK
- the Vom2r72 gene encoding vomeronasal 2 receptor, 72 isoform X2; protein product: MKKLCAFPITFLILKFSLIYFHLTEPSCFWRIKNSEETDGDLRSDCGFVLLAFEEPIEENYYNELINFRIPATKYEFFLVMFFATDEINKNPDLLPNMSLIFNLVGRMCEDTLGLLDEIYSQENKTSYIINYVCGIELSCDIDLIGPSRTTSLKLAIHSMMPKVFFGPFNSNLIDHDQFPYIYQIAIKDTCLPHGMVSLMLQFGWTWVGLIISDNDQGIQFFSDLREEMQRHGICLAFVNVIPETMQRYSTRAKIYDKQLMTSSAKVVIIYGEMNSTLEVSFRRWAYLGVQRIWVTNSQWDVIINKRDFSLDFFHGTVTFAHHHSGMTIFRNVMQTMNTSKYPIDLSQSMLGWNYFNCSISENRHSKTDHFTFNNTLEWLALHKFDMVLSEEGYNLYNAVYAVAHTYHELISQNVESQKVAEPKGLFTDCQQVASLLKATVFTNPVGELVNMNHRENQCAEYDIFIIWNFPEGLGLKVKIASYFPCFPHNQQLHTSEDLEWATEGTFPQVPSSMCSATCTAGFRKIHQKQTADCCFDCVQCPENEVSNETDMEQCARCPDDKYANSEQTYCLQRTVSFLAYEDPLGMALGCMALFFSAITILVLVTFVKYKDTPIVKANNCILSYILLISLIFCFLCSLLFIGHPNKATCILQQTTFGVFFTVAVSAVLAKTVTVVMAFKLTTPGRRMRGMLASGATNLVIPICTLIQLVLYGIWLAISPPFIDRDIQSEHGKTIIICNKGSVIAFHFVLGYLGSLALGSITVAFLARNLPDRFNEAKFLTFSMLVFYSVWITFLPVYHSTRGKVMVVVEVFSILASSAGLLGCIFVPKCYVILVRPDLNFLQK